A window of Fundidesulfovibrio magnetotacticus genomic DNA:
GGCTCCGAAGAAACGCAGGGCGTTCTGGCCCAGGAAGCTCACGCCGCAGCGTTTGGTCACCTGCCCTTCCACCAGCAGATTGTGGGCGATGAGCACCAGGATGGCGAACACCGACACCTGGGCCTGGGTGAGCGTGGCGTCCGAGACGGCCTGGAACACCAGCAGCCCCGCGTAGATGCTGGAAACCATGGCCGTGGCCCAGGCCAGCCCCAGCCCGGCGGGCAGCCCCAGCCACTCCATGAGCGGCCCCAGAGGCGCGGCCAGATAGGCGATGAGCCCGGCCTCCTTGAGGATTTTCACGACGATGATGATGGGAACCATCACCTTGAACAGGGCGAGGCTGGTCTTGACGGCGTCGCGCAGGACGCCTGTGAGGAATCCGGCGAGGGGGGTGATCTCCACGAGGCGTTGCTCCTTTCGCACAGGGCGGCCCCGGCTCTGGGGGCGGAAACGGCAAAGGCCCGGCCGGGGGATACTCCCCCCGGCCGGGCCGGGTCAACCGTTCGGCGCGCTTATCAAATCCCCGGCGCGGCCTGCGCCGGGAGGGCGGCCGGGCGCTAGCCCTTGGCCACCAGCTTGAGCAGGCGCACCAGCTGGTGGGTGAATCCGGCCTCGTTGTCGTACCAGATCACCACCTTGAGCATGTTGTTGTCCAGCACCTGGGTGAGCAGGCCGTCCACCACGCCGCCGTGGGTGTCGCCCAGGTAGTCCACGGAGACCAGGGGCTCCTCGGTGTAGCCCATGGCCTCGCTGGCCTTGGCCTTGAGCAGGACGTTCACGGCCTCCTTGGTGACGGGCTTCTCCATCTCGCAGGTGAGGTCCACGATGGAGCCGTCCGGGGTGGGCACGCGGATGGCGTAGCCGTCGAGCTTGCCCTTGAGCTCCGGGAGCACCAGGGTGGTGGCGCGGGCGGCCCCGGTGGTGGTGGGGATGAGCGAGACGCAGGCGGCGCGGGCGCGGCGCGGATCCTTGTGGGAGCCGTCCAGGATGCGCTGGCTCATGGTGTAGGAGTGGATGGTGGTCATGAGCCCGTGCTTGATGCCGAAGGCGTCGTTGAGCACCTTGGCCACGGGGGCGAGGCAGTTGGTGGTGCACGAGGCCGAGGAGATGATGTGGTGCTTGGCCGGGTCGTACTCGTGCTCGTTGACGCCCATGACGATGGTGCAGTCGGGACCCTTGGCCGGGGCGGAGATCACCACCTTCTTGGCCCCGCAGGACAGGTGGTGGGAGGCCTTCTCGTGGTCCACGAACTTGCCGGTGGTGTCGGTCACCAGGTCGATGCCCAGTTCGCCCCACTTCCACTCTCCGGCGTTGCAGCGCGTCACGAGGATTTCGCGGCCGTTCACGGTGATGCCGTGTTCCCACACGCTCACTTCGCCCTGGAAGTTGCGGTGCACGGAGTCGTGCTTGAGAAGCCTGGCCAGCTCCTCGTTGCCCGCCCTGGCGTTGATCGCGGCGATCTGGATGGTCTGGTCGTTCGCGAGAATCCTGGTGAGGTAGCGGCCGATGCGGCCGAACCCGTTCACGCCAATCTTGGTCGCCATGTGAGTCTCCTTCTTCACGCGGGGCTTGTGGATGGGTTGGTCGCCCGGGGCGCTCAGGCCTTGCCGGAGCAGCCCAGGACGTTCCTGATCTTGTGGGCCACCATGTCGCGCACGGCGTCGCGCGCGGGGGTGAGGTATTGCCTGGGGTCGAAGTGGTCGGGGTGTTCCGCGAAGTGTTTGCGGATCACGGCGGTCATGGCCAGGCGGATGTCGGTGTCGATGTTGATCTTGCACACGGCCATGGAGGCGGCGCGGCGCAGCATGTCCTCGGGCACGCCCCGGGCGCTGCCCACGGTCCCGCCGTACTTGTTGGCCATCTCCACGAACTCCTGGGGCACCGACGACGATCCGTGAAGCACCAGGGGATAGCCGGGCATGAGCTTGCCGATCTTCTCCAGGCGGTCGAAGTCGAGCTTGGCCTCGCCCTTGAACTTGTAGGCCCCGTGGCTGGTGCCGATGGCGATGGCCAGCGAGTCGCACCCCGAGCGTTCCACGAACTCCACGGCCTGGTCGGGGTCGGTGTAGATGCTGTGCTCGCTGCTCACGTCCTCTTCCACGCCTGCCAGGCGGCCGAGCTCGGCCTCCACGAACACGCCCTGGGCGTGGGCGCATTCCACCACGCGCTTTGTCAGGGCGATGTTCTCCTCGAAGGGCAGGTGCGAGCCGTCGACCATCACCGAGGTGAAGCCCGCCTTGATGACCATTTCGCAGATCTCGAAGTTCTGCCCGTGGTCGAGGTGGAGCACCACGGGCAGGTCGGTGTCCTGCATGGCGGCCTCCATGAGCTTCATGATGTAGTTCTCGCCCGCGTACTTGCGCGCGCCGGCCGAGACCTGCAGGATGAGCGGCGAGCGCTCCTGGTTGCCAGCGGCGATGATGCCCTGGACGATCTCCATGTTGTTGACGTTGAACGCGCCCACGGCATAGCCGCCGGCGTAGGCCTTCTCGAACATTTCCTTGGGGGATACCAGCGGCATGGCTTCTCCTTGCGTGCGGGCGCGACCCGTGATGTCCGCAGGACGGACGCCCTGCGGTGAAAGTGCTCTCGATACCCCGGGGATATAGGCTGGGGCCAGCAATTATGTCAATGAAAAGCGGACGTTCGTGCCAAGCTTCACGAATCGTCCGGCGCTCCCCTGGCGTCATGTCCCCGATCGTGGTAGGTTTTTCCGGAACGCCGCCGCCACGCAGGAGGTTGACCATGCCCGATCTGAAGGGAAGCCGGACCGAAAAAAACCTGCTCGCCGCCTTTGCCGGGGAGTGCCAGGCCCATGTGCGCTACGCCTTCCACGCCAAGCAGGCCAAAAAGGAAGGCTACGAGCAGATCGCCGCCCTCTTCCTGGAGACATCGGAGCAGGAAAAGGCCCACGCCAGGCGCTTCTCCAGGCTCCTGGGCGGACTCTCCGCCGAGGTGACCCTGCCCCTGGCCTTCCCCGAATCCGGCCCCACCCTGGACAACCTGGAACGCTCGGCCCTGGGCGAGGAGCGCGTGGGCAGCCTCACCTACCCCGAGGCTGCGGGCGTGGCCCGCGACGAAGGCTTCGCCGAGGCCGCCCTGGTGTTCGAGCACATCGCCCGGGCGGAAATCCATCACCAGCAACGCTTCCGCGCCCTGGCCGAAAACCTGCGCGCCGGAAGCGTCTTCGCGCGCCCCGAGCCCGTGCTCTGGCGCTGCCGCCACTGCGGCTGGACCCACGAGGCCAAGGCCGCCCCGGAGCGCTGTCCGGCCTGCGCCCACCCCCAGGCGCATTTCGAGATCACTCCGTGGAACTGGTAGCCAGGCCCGCGCGGCGCGCCGCCCGGGCCAGGGCCTCGTCCAGGGCCTGCGCCAGGGCCTGCGCCCCCACGGGCTTCACCACCACGGCGTCCGCCGCGGGACGCCCCTGGGCTTCGTCGTCGCGGTCCGCCATGAGCACCAGCCCGGACTGGCGTCCGGCCTGACGGCAGGCCTTCAGGAACGTCCGGCCGGACATGCCGTGCAGGTCCTCCCCGGCCAGCACGGCGCGGAATCGGCCCGGCGCGCGGGCGAACACCCGCAGGGCCTTGGCCGCGTCGCGCATGGCGGTGGTCTTGTAGCCCAGCCCCTCCAGGATCATGGCCAGGGCCCGGCGCGAAAAGGCCTGGGCGTCCACCACCAGCACGCGCTGTCCGCCCGGTTCGCGCCCCGGCGGGGCCACCGGACCGGCCAGCGGCAGGCAGACCTCGAAGAGGCTCCCCTCGCCCAGGCGGCTCTCCACCCGCACCCCGCCCCCCAGGGACCGGATGATCCCGTGCACGGCGGAGAGCCCCATGCCCGTGCCCTCGCCCGGGCGCTTGGTGGTGAAAAAGGGCGTGAAGATGCGCTCCACCAGGGCCTCGTCCATGCCGTGCCCGGTGTCCGAAACCGCGAGCAGCGCATGCTCGCCCTCGCGCTGGCGGCTCTCCGCCGCCCCCTCCGGGCAGCCTCCCCGGCGACGCATGATCCTTAGCCCCAGCACGCCGCCCTTTTCCTGCATGGCGTGCAGGGCGTTGTCGGCCAGGTTCACCACCACCTGATGCAGAAGGCCCGGGTCGGCCAGCACGGGCAGGGACTCGGGGTCCACGTCCAGGGCCAGGGCCACGTTGCCCGGCAGGCGCTCGCGCAAGAGCCGCGCGGCCTCGCGCACGATCTCGGCCAGGTCCACGCGTTCGGCCCGCAGGTCCCCCTGGCGGCTGAACACCAGGACCTGGCGGATCAGCTGCCGGGCGCGCCCGCCCGCCCGGGCGATCTCCTCCAGGGGCCTGCGCAGGATGTCCCCCTGCTCCACGAGCTGGAGCCCCACCTCGGCGTTGAGCAGGATGGGCGTGAGGATGTTGTTGAAGTCGTGGGCGATGCCCCCGGCCAGGGTGCCCACG
This region includes:
- the fba gene encoding class II fructose-1,6-bisphosphate aldolase — encoded protein: MPLVSPKEMFEKAYAGGYAVGAFNVNNMEIVQGIIAAGNQERSPLILQVSAGARKYAGENYIMKLMEAAMQDTDLPVVLHLDHGQNFEICEMVIKAGFTSVMVDGSHLPFEENIALTKRVVECAHAQGVFVEAELGRLAGVEEDVSSEHSIYTDPDQAVEFVERSGCDSLAIAIGTSHGAYKFKGEAKLDFDRLEKIGKLMPGYPLVLHGSSSVPQEFVEMANKYGGTVGSARGVPEDMLRRAASMAVCKINIDTDIRLAMTAVIRKHFAEHPDHFDPRQYLTPARDAVRDMVAHKIRNVLGCSGKA
- the rbr gene encoding rubrerythrin; this translates as MPDLKGSRTEKNLLAAFAGECQAHVRYAFHAKQAKKEGYEQIAALFLETSEQEKAHARRFSRLLGGLSAEVTLPLAFPESGPTLDNLERSALGEERVGSLTYPEAAGVARDEGFAEAALVFEHIARAEIHHQQRFRALAENLRAGSVFARPEPVLWRCRHCGWTHEAKAAPERCPACAHPQAHFEITPWNW
- the gap gene encoding type I glyceraldehyde-3-phosphate dehydrogenase, translated to MATKIGVNGFGRIGRYLTRILANDQTIQIAAINARAGNEELARLLKHDSVHRNFQGEVSVWEHGITVNGREILVTRCNAGEWKWGELGIDLVTDTTGKFVDHEKASHHLSCGAKKVVISAPAKGPDCTIVMGVNEHEYDPAKHHIISSASCTTNCLAPVAKVLNDAFGIKHGLMTTIHSYTMSQRILDGSHKDPRRARAACVSLIPTTTGAARATTLVLPELKGKLDGYAIRVPTPDGSIVDLTCEMEKPVTKEAVNVLLKAKASEAMGYTEEPLVSVDYLGDTHGGVVDGLLTQVLDNNMLKVVIWYDNEAGFTHQLVRLLKLVAKG